The Aspergillus nidulans FGSC A4 chromosome VIII genome contains the following window.
TCGGAAGATGTTATGGGTGTACCGCTGTGGTATGCATTATTTACTCCTCACTTGCAGTGATTAGCAAAGGGCATCAATAGCTAGTTGCGCAAACATTCCCTGCATAATGCCACGGATAATAAATGACTGCCATGTAGCACGACCGTGGTCTTAGGCTTATAGCTTTGTTCATAATTAACTGAGGATACCGTGTTATCGCATGCTGAAGCAGCACTCATCGCAGTTCAGGACACACCACAACACGCACAACCATGTCTCAACTAACaatctccaagatcattgaGGAACCCTTCAGCGCACTCTCCCTCTCCGAAATGCTCAAGATCCTCGCCGCGCTTGGTTGGTCGACAAACTATCTCGCCATGGTCTACCGCACGCAAGCTGACAAACTCCccgccatcgccgtcctccCCCTATGCTGCGATATCGCCTGGGAGTTTACCTACGCGTGGATATATCCACAGGCCAGCGGCCACTGGCAGGGCGTCGTGCGCGTGTGGTTTTTCCTGCACACGGCCGTCCTGGCCGCGACCCTGCGCTACGCCCCGAATGACTGGGCGGGCACGCCATTGGGTGAAAGCCGAGGACGACTGGTGCTGTTGTATGCGGCGGTGATTGCCGCGTTTGCGGCCGGCCAGCTATGCCTGGCTTTGGAAATGGGCGGCGCGCTGGGCTTTCATTGGGGTGGCGCGCTGTGCCAGTTTCTCTCGAGCTCGGCCGCCGTTGGGCAGCTGCTTACCCGTGGGCATACGAGGGGAGCCAGTTTGCTTATTTGGTAAGTTCCATGAATTTACGGTTCGCGTTGCTACTAACAATGATCAAAAGGGGGGCTCGTGCGATATCCACCGCCGGCGGGTTTGTAAAACTCTGCATCCGCTTCCAGCACCAGGTCGATGGGGCGCCATGGCTTGACAGTCCAATGTGCTGGTTTTATATAGGGATCGTGCTCTCATTGGATGCGTCGTATCCGGTGCTGTACCAATTGACCAGAAGGCATGAAGAAGCCAGTGGGGGTGGGAAATCAGGAAAAGTGAAGAATTGGTGATTGCGCTATATCTGTTGTATCGAAGGCCTGCTTTGGAGATTAACTGGCGtacaagacaaagaaaaaCCAAGGATCACTGGAAGGTAGTGTACTTGCAAGTTATACATGGCTTGGGTTACGACAGGGCCATGTCAAACGAGATGTCTTATTTCCAGCGCAAAACAAGTACCTGCAAGGTTCCTGTTGATAACTTGATTCTATTTGTTGTGAATGCTCAGAGGGGAAAGGCcagaaggaaactgtatcaagtacacgaacgtagcctactaagaATCGGACGCCATATGACGATCGATTCTCtgccttgttgacgatagatctcttcctcctccctgtATTCTTCATCCTGTCGTCCTTTCTTTCCCCCCACTATACCTTCTAGAACTACGCGATGTATAGTCAAGCCACCAGAGATAACGTGGCCTTGTATTCCTATATCATT
Protein-coding sequences here:
- a CDS encoding protein ausL (transcript_id=CADANIAT00001025), with the translated sequence MSQLTISKIIEEPFSALSLSEMLKILAALGWSTNYLAMVYRTQADKLPAIAVLPLCCDIAWEFTYAWIYPQASGHWQGVVRVWFFLHTAVLAATLRYAPNDWAGTPLGESRGRLVLLYAAVIAAFAAGQLCLALEMGGALGFHWGGALCQFLSSSAAVGQLLTRGHTRGASLLIWGARAISTAGGDRALIGCVVSGAVPIDQKA